In a single window of the Amia ocellicauda isolate fAmiCal2 chromosome 20, fAmiCal2.hap1, whole genome shotgun sequence genome:
- the gdf2 gene encoding growth/differentiation factor 2, whose product MQATVNYLIPLWISLLVVIGSSRCKPLKGIIKMRENQKAFQNFEQDSSEEQDVELNLNGFLENMKDEFLRLLNLSGLPQEHNKIHPPQFMIELYNRYATDKSSIPRSDIIRSFNIQDVPHTEINGSETKHLLRFNLSMPSHEEITMAELRLYTFLDKSARSYNGILATIKIYDLEYSQDQPIFHFLSAKDVEGKHHSWEAFEVTDAIKRWVKSGQTTSTFAVHIERRDSGPFEGGGFDISVSLKDNSSAMLIVFSDDLGSDKKESREHMKDTQTQDDHSFVVSRKDNKSDYNDLAAKVHLRRRRHVKKDYCRKTSLRVNFQDIGWDSWIVAPKVYDAFECRGVCYYPLTDDLTPSKHAIIQTLVNLSNPKKAGKACCVPTKLDPITVMYQDENGIITVKHLYEEMKVAECGCR is encoded by the exons atgcaggcaacagtgaattACTTAATCCCACTGTGGATTAGCTTGTTGGTGGTCATTGGATCTTCTAGGTGTAAACCACTGAAAGGCATTATTAAAATGAGGGAAAATCAAAAAGCATTCCAGAATTTCGAGCAAGACTCAAGTGAGGAGCAGGACGTGGAGTTAAACCTGAACGGCTTCTTAGAGAACATGAAAGATGAATTTCTGCGGCTTTTGAATTTATCAGGATTGCCACAGGAACACAACAAAATACATCCTCCGCAGTTCATGATTGAGTTGTACAACAGATATGCAACTGATAAGTCTTCAATTCCTCGGTCAGACATAATTCGAAGCTTCAATATACAAG ATGTTCCCCACACCGAAATAAATGGTAGCGAAACAAAGCACCTGCTACGGTTCAACCTCTCCATGCCCAGCCACGAGGAGATCACTATGGCAGAGCTCAGGTTATACACTTTCCTTGATAAAAGTGCAAGAAGCTATAATGGTATCCTGGccacaattaaaatatatgacCTGGAGTACAGCCAAGACCAACCCATATTCCACTTTCTCAGCGCTAAGGATGTAGAGGGAAAGCACCATTCCTGGGAAGCTTTTGAAGTTACCGATGCTATCAAGCGCTGGGTGAAGTCGGGTCAAACCACAAGCACGTTCGCTGTGCACATCGAGCGCAGAGACAGCGGGCCTTTCGAAGGGGGTGGTTTCGACATCAGTGTGAGCCTGAAGGACAACAGCTCTGCCATGCTGATCGTTTTTTCGGATGACCTGGGAAGCGACAAGAAAGAGAGCCGAGAGCATATGAAGGACACCCAAACCCAAGACGACCACAGCTTCGTTGTGTCAAGGAAGGATAATAAAAGTGACTACAATGACCTCGCCGCTAAAGTCCATCTGAGGAGAAGAAGACACGTGAAGAAGGACTACTGCCGGAAGACGTCTCTTCGAGTGAATTTTCAAGACATCGGTTGGGATTCCTGGATCGTGGCACCCAAAGTATACGATGCTTTTGAGTGCAGAGGTGTGTGCTACTATCCTTTGACTGATGACCTGACTCCCTCTAAGCACGCCATTATTCAGACTCTTGTCAATCTCAGCAACCCCAAGAAAGCTGGAAAGGCTTGTTGTGTTCCCACTAAACTGGACCCGATCACAGTCATGTATCAGGATGAGAATGGCATCATTACAGTAAAGCATTTATATGAAGAAATGAAAGTTGCTGAATGTGGATGTAGGTAG